The Lolium rigidum isolate FL_2022 chromosome 1, APGP_CSIRO_Lrig_0.1, whole genome shotgun sequence region AGCTACCACCCGTTAGAATTTCTCCTTCACTTTCGTATGTCCTAGTCGGTGTGATGCCCGTGTGCGTCATGATGTCTGGGACGCTTGCCTAGGTCGCCCTAAACcatccacaaagcttctgaagtcACCACCACGCTAGCTTGCTTCTCGCAAAAGGATGCACTCGTTCCGTCGTACTCCCTCTGTATGGgattataagagcatctccatcggcgctACCAATAGCGCTCCCAATAGCTCTATTGGAATCCTAATGAGAGAAAGCATCCACACCGACGCTCACCAAAAAACGCCGGCATGTTCTGGAGGCCCATAAAAGCGCCTCCACGCCCAAAAGGATCCCTATGCGAAGGGCTTCGATCAGGAGTGCTGGCCCCAAATTTCTGCTCAAAAGATGATGTCCGGCCCACAAGCAGTGATAGCCCCTCCAAAGATtctcctctctcctacttttTCTGCCCCGCCTACTTTCCTTTAACTGCATGCATGTGCTAATGGAGCTGTGGTATAAGGGTCATCGGTGTGGAACACACTTCCCCATAGTACTTTAGCGCCCATATGTTGCTGCCGGCACTGCTGCGAGTCATATTATGGGGCTcaccagtggagatgctctaaggcctcCTAGAGATTTGAGCCTAACTTTAACGTGAGTATAATTTATTTTGCACAAAATTTATACTATTGGAAACCTTTTCAATGAATCGAGTGTAGAATTTATGTAACAAATAATACATATTTTATATGCTAAATTTATAATTAAAGATGAGCTCAAATTTGGAGAGATCCTTTTATTTCATACAGAGGTGTGACGAGAGGGTTTCACATGAAGAGACAAGTaagacttttttttttccttttaagaGAGAAGAGCTGATTTGGATATTCTGCGGAGTGTGGATAGATCGGATGGGTAAATTTTTTAGTCGGTAACGGGCAAATAGCCACTACAACAGCTAAGGATGACCCAATCACCCAATGTAAGCAACACGGAGATACTCTGCTGGCCTAAATTGTGGCCCATACCGGTCTGGCGTGGGGCCATTGCCCAAGGATCGGCCAATGTACCCGGGCAACGCAGCGTTTGAGACTGGTTGTCGCTACCAAAAATTGCTATTCACCAGTGTCGGGAGACAGAGAAGCCCAGGCACTCGGCCGGGCAGCAGGGGTGGTAGGTTCGCCGATGTCTCCACTCATGCCCATTTCTTGTAGGGCTCTATCCAGACTCTGAATCAATGAATAGCAATGATCACATTCCCTGATGCATCCCATGCCCATGAACACTAATCTAAATATGGCTACTCCAATGAAAAAAAGGGATAGCAATCCCCAATGATTCTTCACAATTCGAGAGATTGAATGTCGGTGGTGTATAAATTTTCGATGCTAATTTATATCTACACTTGCGCTCTCGCACCGGATAATAGTGAGACTGTATTGTGCTCACAACCTTGTATATATGAGGACAAGGTAGTGAATCCACAACAACCATGTAGCACAAATTATGTCCTTTTTTACTATCTTACGTGCATCGTGCCGCCCCGATGAGTTTGTGCTGGTTACTTAATTCACTTTTTAGAATCAGCCATCATTGCTCATTGAAAAGTGAGGTTCCAAAGTGACTTATTGTTGCACCGATGACTTTAGTTTAACCTCTTGTTTGATTGGTTGCTAAAcatttcactactaggaaaacaccTATAGATGGAAAACATGCTGTTGGCGCACCAGATTTtccatgcgccggtggaaacTACCGCCAGCACGCCCTTATCCCATCGCGCCAGCGAAGAAGTCCTACTGCCGACGCACCAGGCCACAGGGTGGAGTGCGATTGCGACATGATGGTGCGCCAGCGGTAAGGAGTGCCctgattcccccccccccccaccaccaccaccccccgtGTACCGCCTTgtcagttttgaaaaaaataaaataaaatgatagaaaattaaaaaaatccttTGAACTTCCCATATATATTATGTAATCTAGTTttaatgaaaattttaaaaaataaatttcgatatattatgtaaaatagcgtcatctttcggtaaaacgagaTTTCTGGTTGcaaacgacctccgatgaaaaactttttttatatcaaaatctatctacgcgaaatttcctatccgaattGGATTCGGCAAATGCAAAACAGAAACATGACTTTTTTTAGGTTTAAGATTtggttgaatttttttttacccccgacgcaccaccatactaggtgcACCGGCGGTAACCTATGGTATATATACTCCATACTAGCCCGTGGTCCTCACTTTTccattttccttctcttttcctcctcctcctcctcctcctcctcctcctcctcctactcctcctctACACCGAGCTGCTGtggcgagctactccggcgacctactcatcctcctcctGCACCGACGACCACGACGTCCttcgacctcctccaccacctccggcctcctcgacATCCTCTGGCCTCCACCAACACCTCCGGATTCCTCcatcacctccggcctcctcaacctcctccggcatcctccacctcctccggactcctccacctccgggttactcctcctcctcctacaccggcccgacaacctcgggagcttccggcatCCTCCTGCACCTCCTACACCGACGCATAGACGACAACCACGATTgactagctagatctagatctagatttgaattttttttgttttcttgtataacttacCGCCGACGCACTAGataggtgcgccggggataacgtgAGTTACCGCCGACGCACcagttggtgcgccggcaataagctattaccaccggcatgttcccaccggcgggctctagtgcgccggcaatagccctttttggtgcgccggcaataagccttttccttgtagtgtttCCGTGTAGACCTATGTCTTCCACTTCTTTCTCCCATGAGTTGAATTTCCTCGTGTAATTGTTCCCTCTTTTAGCATAAAAATTACACTGCAGGAGGTCCCCTTACGGTAAATTGGTAAAAAAAACAGAACTCTTTTTTGCCAAATCAGTGCGACCTGTGTGTAAGATCGCTTTTAGTAGTTTCCAAGAGCCATTATCAAGAGATGTAATTAGCAATTCTTTTTGCGGTTTAGCGTCTTTCACGATAAAGGAAATACATAAATACCGTAAAGACATCAGTTCCATCAAACATTCGTGCAAATAAAATGGTAAACAAACATTGAGAATGCACATAATAAAAAAATAAGAACAAAAAAGGCCCCACCACGATGAAAACCACTCGTAGCAGGAACAACACACAAACCAccaccaaacacaacaccgaGCCTACAAACTAGGTTCTCCAAAAGTTgtcacaccttcaagaagggaacctaTGCACCcagtgtcgtcgcccgatcaataaATCTTAGATTTTTATCATGGAGAAAGTCCGGTATCTTAAATAATGCCTTGAACAAGGTCATCGACACATGCAACAAATAAAGGCCGGGCATTGCGTTTACACCCTCAAAATCCTAGAAGACTTTGTGGTCTGGAGATTACAATATAATAGAAGTAGGGCGTGTGTTTCTTGTATGCACCTAGGGAGTTTCGTGTTTGAGCCGCTCCCTCCTCGCGCCAAACACGCATTTGTCGTGCTAATTACTGAGGGGAAATGGGGGGTTCGTGTTAGGAGCACTTTCAACTATTGTAACTTTTTGATTCGGACAAGGCAATCCGTAACTATATATGGGCATTTCTTGGACTAGGTCGAGTGCCTAACAAAGCTTGATGCAGAAATCGAAATCCAAAAGCTACGCCTATTAGAGAAAAAACATGCCAGGCTTCGAGCCAGAGCCCGAGCCTCTTCCCTATTTCAAAGAAAACACAAGCCCAAGCCCGGCCTAGCTATCAGGCTCAATATTCAGGCTTAGGCCCGGCCTAACTATCAGGGTCAATATTGAGGCACATGCCTCACCGGTAAGCATGGTTGGGTCaggctttatgatgattttaatatcataagagcatctccagtcgcgtcccctaaactgcgccggatcgagcgtttggggacgtgttttgttcgtgccgcgtttgggggacgtcgctccccagccgcgtcccccaaacgccgcccccaaataaatatttgtgcacgaaaataaaggttttcattcaattttgattatatattacaaagtttgaatgaaaacggctagatttcatctaaacctagactactgaccgcccggcggcgcgttcgacggtcccgccccgtcgtcgcctcccctacgccgcagctcctcctgcgcgcgcctcctctccttgcgttcggcggtggccagacggagccgctcccgccgcgcgtcctccgccgtcccctgctgcgccgcctggagggagagctcgatggcgcgacgaatatgcgcctcttcgcgggcacggcgtcgtcccggagcttcttctccgactcgaaggactcgacgagggcgcgttgccgaTCGGCCGTCtcatccgggtgcggcccgtcgtcgtccggACCggccgaactcgtcgtcgtcgtcgtcctccacctcggtctcctccgcctcggcctcctcctcctccattggcgcctcctcctccacatccgttggcgcctccatcatcgtcgccgcaaacgcgtcggcctccgccgccaaccgcTCCGCCCGCTCTCCCCATAGCGCCGTcggcgccgcctcccgccgccggcgctcctccgccgtcacccgccgctggagctcgatcgactcacgccgccggcgctcgatcgagtcacgccgttcacggaacggcgccgccgctcatcgcgccggcgccggcgctcgtcggcccatcgccgctccatctcctcccgcaccggcaccgtcgcgcctcttgtcccgccgaggcgtcgaacgccgcaacggtgtcgcaccgccGCTCTCcgccacgctgccgccgccgcggcctcctcgctCGCGGAGGCgtggcggagaacgccgctagatccgccgcctcgccgcgctcacgccgccgggcgggcctcctcctcgagtgcctcctctactagccgcacgccgccgccgggccggaagtggaggagacggcggcggagggaagtggccatcgccgggcggttcgccattgccaccggtgatggaggagacggccgtggagcgacgagggccgtgtttgttgccggcggggtgtggcggctaccattgatgagccgggagacatTTTTATAGACGCCGCGCGTCGGAAGAAAGCGCGGaatgacgagaagaggcgggaagatcgcgcgggaacgggcggtggcgtgcgaacgccggcgacgcgtggaggctgcgcagcgaccgacgagacgtctcgcccgccctccgtcgccattaaggcaaagatgccgccgtgtgtcaccgcgtgcgaataacttccgtcgcgaggtaggcgacggctaggttaaaattaaccgtgccgccgacgcgtcggccccgccactccccgcctcgctgctGTGCTCGGCGTGCcccgagcgtcccctgtgggacggggacgggctcggggcgccggacaccgtataggggcgcgtcggacaaaaaagggctttgggggacgcggctggaacgcatttttcgtccggcgcgccccaaatccctttgggggacgcgactggagatgctctaaatttgACAAATCTCAGGCAACCTTCATGAGACGGAGAGAGTAATACAAACATATATGTTTTATGACGATTCTAGTACTACCATAAATTTCATTATCCTAATATCTGGCAAGACTTCATATTTGCTCACGACATTTGTTTCCTAATATTTTGGTCAAATAACTTTTGACTTTTTATTCAACCTGAAATGCAAGACAATAAAAACACGTCCAAAGTCAGACTTCCCCTGCGAGTGGCCGGCTTCTACCACGGTGGAAGAATAGTTCGGTTCATTGAACGTAGACCCTATCTCGGACTCTCCATCCTACATACCCCGTCCGGGTCCAATTCACGCAAGGGCTGTacaccttttttcttttctttttcgagAGAGAACCGCACCGGACACGCGCGCACGTCCCACCGTTGTGGCCCTAAATCCTCAGCTCGCTCGGTATAAGTGCTCCTCACCACCCTACACATGTTCTTCCCCAATCCCCCAAATCTCCTACCCACGCCCAGGAGGAGAGAGGACTGCACGCTCGggagacgcggcggcggcggctaagaGGAGTCAAATCCAATCTCtaccactcctcctcctcctgccccgCCATCCACCCGCAGCATTCTCTCCGGCGTTTCTTCCACTAGGTGATTCCCCAATCCAGCTAAGCCGTATTGTTCTTCAGAGCACTACTTCCGTTCTTGTTAGTGTAGGAAACTGGGAATAGGAACATGGGATGATGTTGCCGTTGGGGGCAGCAGATGTGTCTTGGTTGGTTGGTTTGCGCCTGCTCGAGCCGGGGATTTGGATTTGGATTTCGGGGCGACGGCGACATGTCAGGACGTCTCTGAATGGCTCCTTTGTGGGATTAGGATTTAGGAGATGGGGACATCTAGTGTCTTCGACCATATTCGCCGCTAAATTTGCTGTCTTGGCCAGGGCAATAAAAAGGAGAGAGAGGGATTCATCAAGATGGTGCTATGGGTCTTCGGGTACGGCTCCCTCATCTGGAACCCTGGCTTCGATTTCGACGACAAGATCCTGGGATTCATCACGGGCTACAAGCGGACGTTCAATCTCGGTATGCTTCTGCCTCGGCCCTCTCAACTTTGTCGCTGTTTTCGTCTTGGTGTTCGTCTCTGACATTTTCTTTTCTCCGCAGCTTGCATTGACCACAGAGGCACGCCAAAGGATCCAGCCAGGACCTGCACTCTTGAATCCGAAGAGGGGGCCATATGCGTAAGCACAATTTAGTTGCAGCTATGTGCTCAGAATCTACAAGTACATGATTGTACCGCATTGCTATGACGATGCTGTAGAATACTCTTCTCTATGAACTGCATTCAGACAACAATGAGTTACAATGAAGCTCGATCTTCTTAAGTAGTGTGCAGCTAGTGCGTGACAGTAAAGAACTTAAGTGAAAATGGACTTCCCCTCCTCTGGCTGCAGCCGCACTGAGTATACAATCTGTGTTAGCTGACATTGGTGTAACATGGTTATGTTAGGATTGGTGGCAAACTCTTAACTTTCTATTTCTTTGGTACCGACTTAACCTACTTTGGATAGTTCCTCACTCATCCACCGTAGTTCTCAATGTTCAAATAGAACTCCTGGACAAGTGTTTGTAGACACACCCAAATATATTTTCTGTAGCAGTTCTATTCGCCGAAATGAGTAGGCCAACATGGATAAAGCTTCCTTCTTTCACTATCCAAATGCTTCTGGAATGCTATGACATCCCTTTTATTTTTCATCATTCTAGTTATGTTTTATATTTACAGTGGGGAATCGCATATTGTGTCAATGGTGGCCTAGAAAAAGAGCGAGAAGCAATGCAGGTATAGTGATTTTATTTGCTCTTGTTTCGCTTGAAAGAAACATTTTATTTACCATGCTAGAATTATATTGATAATGTACTTAATTCACCATAGTACTTGGAGAGAAGAGAATGTGAGTATGATCAGAAGATCTCTGTGGATTTCTACAAGGTATTATTTCTTGCGCAAGGCAGATGTGGAGAGATGTTTCTATTTCTCCTTTTTTATCTgaattcttattttcttttgctgAACACCGATGCTCAGGATGGAAATTCTCTGGAACCAGCTGTGACGGGTGTATTAGTGTAATGATCAAACTTGATTAGTGATTTTTTTAATATTCCATGTCAATTGTCTGCCAAACTTACTTGGTCAATGCGCAGTTTCGTATCCACTCCTGATCCAGTTGGCAACAAATACTATCTTGGCCCTGCTCCGTTGGAGGATATGGCAATGTGCGCTGCTGAACCCTTTGATCCTCTTCAATTGATAGTCAGCTTCGTTGAGCAGCTCATTCTGACTTCCTTTTCTGCGTTTTTGTTTACAAAACCAGGCAAATTGCTACAGCTAGTGGCCCTAATGGAAATAATAGGGACTACTTGTTCTCAATGGAGAAGGCACTGTCCAACATAAGTAAGAAACCATCTTTCATGATATCATAattgggtgtgtctatgtctcagtcaactgagaatttttttaagtctaagtcactttagaaaagtgcaacttcagttcaaagaaatgtgcaactcggaTCAGTTGCACATTTCCagcagaaaagtgcaattacaCATttctaacagaaaagtgcaactcaagtgcATTTTTATGAGTGACTGAGACTTAACgaattctcagttgactgagatataGCAAAACCGATCATAATTTTGTCAAGCATGTAACATGTAGCACATACTTTTTTCTCATCCATCTTTTCTGTTGGACATTCCAAACACGACAGTTTAACTGCCGCCTTGTTAGTAGTTGTTTGTTCTGCTCTATTGTCCACTCCTTGCGTATTAGGAGAACATGACTATGACTGCATTAGCTGACTCATAATCGATCTCTTACAAATTATGGTATGTTGATGTCAGGCCATGAAGATGATTCCATCATTGAGCTTGCTGATGAGGTGAGGAAGGTGCTGAGCAGGTTGAATGAGAAGAAGATTACCGGCCCTGACATACCACTTAAATCTCAAACTCCTCTTGTGCACTTGTCACCACTTCTTGAAGGCACTGTAGTGGATTCGAGATACTAAGGGTGGCATGTCTTGATCAGCTGAAGAGATGGCATTTTCCTCTGACCATACTCACTCTTGATATTCCAGACTGAAAGTTTTGTTCTTTGCTTCACCTCTGGCATCACTGAGGATCCATATGTACCGATTTACTTGTGGCAAAACTATACAGCTTGCAGAGTGCTAATGCGAAACCATGTGATTTGCTTCATTTGGTACCCTAATAATAAATGGATTTGGCTACTTTAGGCATTTTCGTTATTGCGGTGTCATGCTTTGCTTCTTGGGAGAACCAAGCGATGGCTTGGTGTGGTGGCTTGAGCTCACGGTGGTGAGCTCCTCACCCACCTTGGTTCGAATCGCTGGTGAGTGCTCAGACTAAACGGGGTGCTATCGGCATGAAAAATGAGGTCTCATTTCTACATAACAATGTATAGCTAAgggaggatccttccttgttggtCAACCTTTATATGCTTTGCTTCTTGGATCATGTTTTCCTGTTTGCATCGACCTCTAGTGCAGTGCTGCTATCAACAAGCGTTTACCTTGTCCCAGTGGCTCTCTCGCAACAAACCACCGTTGAAAAATTGGGGCCTACAGGGACTGCTTACTCTGAATGCCCCATCATTAACTGATTGGGTCTAAAAATTTACTCACACCCAAGATCCTCACTGAGCCATTCAAACAAAAGCCTAGTTTGTTACAGATTTAATCACTGCCATGCCAAGTCTACACTTCCAATAGAAGCCGACTTTGCTCCAGATTAATCACTGCCATGCCAAGTCTACACTTCAAACAGAAGCCGAGTTTGCTCCAGATTTACTCACTGCCATGTCAAGTTTACACACAAATTTATTTCCTCATCCTCAGCCGTAGTTCAAAGACCCAGAACCATACTACCTTGCAATGCTAGGCTCCCCCATGGTGCCCTATGCGACCAAAAAGTGATCAAGAGTTCCTCGTCTAGAGGAGCATCTATCTTCCTCTCATCTCAACATCGTTGGGAGTAGCGTGCATCTTATAGTCTTATCATCTGCTCCCTCTAATAGGAAAAGATAGACGCGAAAAAGATCAACACTAGCACATTAAATAGTACAATCCCACGCCGATTAAATTCTTTTTTTGAACATAAAGAGGGGTCTAGAAGACCGGTGGAGCATTAATCATATAACACGTGGCAGGTACAAACTACAAGGAGACCCCTAATATTACTCACCCTAAAGAACCTATTATTTGAAGATAAGGTCTCCAATTTTACAAAGAACACCCTagcacaaaagaaagaaaagcaatcCAGTACACGGCGACGATCTCTAGGCATTTCCGCCGAGATCAGAGAGCAGGATGCTCGATGGCTCCCTTCCGACGAAAAATCCCAGCCGCCAGCCACTTCTAGGACGCAGGGGAGGGAACAATTGGCTTCCTAGAGGCGCCGAGCTCCGGTAGTGGAACGAAGAACTGGCCTTCACGATGGAGGTTGACAAAGGGCCGCCATTTCGACCAAAGATCACGGCGAGGAGCACGGCCGCCATGTGTTCCGCTCGAGAGAAACCAACCAGCACAGCTCCATAGCACCGAGAATAGAACCGCCGCCGGCTAAGAAGAACTCCCCTGCCTCCTTCGTCACCTCGACAGCGAGAGAGACAAAGAAGCACCTCCAGATCAGGACGGCAAGATCCACAGCCGCGCTCATTGAAGATGGCTCCACTAGATCTCCTACCACCATCGCACATCCACCTCGGAGGCTCGCACCGGAGGCCACTTGGCGCCGCGCCAAAGCACCAGAGCTTCAAGCCTCCATGGCATCACGCCAAACTCCATAAAGCTAAAACAgggacaaaccctaaccctagatctaCACATAGTAATGCAACTACAAACGAGGGGAGGAGAAAACCTACAACCTCATCCAGTCGGCGGCACcgacggaggaagaggagaggagcATTAGGGACACACGTGAGACTCTCAAGGGGgtcgaaagagagagagagagggaaggggGGAAATGAGAGCCCCATGACGATTAAATTCGATAGGAGCTTAGCCGGGATCACCGACATTTTTTACTATAGTCTCCGTGTGATCAGGGCTGAACTGCGGGGCCTCGTCTGACTTGGTGCCCTACTCATGGACCATGGGTGACCAGAAGAAAGGAATTAAAGGTGGTTTTGGCATATGCAGGGGTGGCTGAGCTCATCTGCCACCGGGTCGAGGACGGTGCAGCCACCACACACTAGTACAAAACTCAGTGTCGCTGTTTGGCGCATAAACCCCATCACCGACAAGCTAGTCGTTTGTCACAATGACCTTGTCAAAAATGATTTTGAGTCTCTGACGGGCGCCAAACCTGCCAGCCATAATGTCGTCCTCACTCCTCAGAGAGGCTTTACGAAGGTGCTCGTGAGCATGAGGTCCTTGTGCGGGCGGGTCGGAGAGGGTATCTCTAACTGGTACTAATCTGGTGCTTGTCTATATGCTCTGAAGAATTCAGTGGGTTTTCAATCCCTTCGAGTCGTTGTTCTAGCCAGCCGGAATATGGTCTAGAATTCTAGTCAAGAAATTTGGAAGAACACCGACGGCCACTTCTTTTTTGGAGGCTACATGGCAACTTCCCGTTGCGCCGTTGAAAGTATTGCAGCTTGATTTTAGCAGTTTCCTCCATAACCCTGCTAGCGGTGCAGCTCCACTACCTCCCAGCAACCCAAGCTACTGGAGAAGCACATCATGCTGCTTGATAAAATAGAGCAGTCActatggaggaaagagaaagatggCCAACACTCACAAGTTATATTTCATACTGTAGGTCAGCAGATCAAATAAAAGTACAAATGGCAAAACCATATATGATCTGATGTAGCAAGAGACTGTCTTCCCATGGCTCGTATACATGTGTTTGCACGTAAGGAAATATAGGTTTCTAATTGCACATATATGCAATTGCGTAAGTACATGTAATTGCACACAAGAACAAATTATGGCAACTACAATTA contains the following coding sequences:
- the LOC124683860 gene encoding gamma-glutamylcyclotransferase 2-2-like, translating into MVLWVFGYGSLIWNPGFDFDDKILGFITGYKRTFNLACIDHRGTPKDPARTCTLESEEGAICWGIAYCVNGGLEKEREAMQYLERRECEYDQKISVDFYKDGNSLEPAVTGVLVFVSTPDPVGNKYYLGPAPLEDMAMQIATASGPNGNNRDYLFSMEKALSNISHEDDSIIELADEVRKVLSRLNEKKITGPDIPLKSQTPLVHLSPLLEGTVVDSRY